The Triticum dicoccoides isolate Atlit2015 ecotype Zavitan chromosome 6A, WEW_v2.0, whole genome shotgun sequence genome has a window encoding:
- the LOC119319444 gene encoding alpha-amylase/trypsin inhibitor-like — MASNHRRFLLSGAVLLSVLAAVAALESVEDECRPGVAFPHNALATCHTYVIKRVCGRGPSLPMLVKERCCRELAAVPDYCRCEALRVLMDGVRVEGGHVLEGRLGDRRDCPREAQREFAATLVTAAECNLPTVSGVGSTLGATGRWMTIELPK; from the coding sequence ATGGCATCCAACCATCGCCGCTTCCTCCTCTCCGGCGCCGTCTTGCTCTCGGTCCTCGCCGCCGTGGCCGCCCTGGAGAGCGTTGAGGACGAGTGCCGGCCAGGGGTGGCCTTCCCGCACAACGCGTTAGCCACCTGCCACACCTACGTGATCAAACGGGTCTGCGGCCGCGGTCCCAGCCTGCCCATGCTGGTGAAGGAGCGGTGCTGCCGGGAGCTGGCGGCCGTCCCGGATTACTGCCGGTGCGAGGCGCTGCGCGTCCTCATGGATGGGGTGCGCGTGGAGGGTGGCCACGTGTTGGAGGGCCGCCTTGGTGACAGGCGTGACTGCCCGAGGGAGGCACAGAGGGAGTTCGCCGCCACGCTGGTCACGGCGGCGGAGTGCAACCTGCCGACCGTCTCGGGGGTCGGGAGTACACTTGGTGCTACCGGCAGATGGATGACGATCGAATTGCCCAAGTAA